In Lotus japonicus ecotype B-129 chromosome 5, LjGifu_v1.2, one genomic interval encodes:
- the LOC130719163 gene encoding uncharacterized protein LOC130719163 has product MVQGQGNLDDRMGWMSARWEAPPRGCIKINCDGSYSEQQQVMGARGVFRDEKGSWLLGYRNASQGGNAFEAEAMLLICEVDCRDLLDAIQRKDVARFVPTVQHIRNLLGRTWQVSTTKKNTN; this is encoded by the coding sequence ATGGTGCAGGGGCAAGGCAACCTAGATGATAGGATGGGTTGGATGAGTGCGCGGTGGGAAGCTCCGCCAAGGGGCTGTATAAAAATCAATTGTGATGGGAGTTATAGTGAGCAGCAGCAGGTGATGGGTGCTAGAGGGGTGTTTCGTGATGAGAAGGGATCGTGGTTGTTGGGGTACAGGAACGCAAGTCAGGGTGGTAACGCTTTTGAAGCAGAGGCGATGCTATTAATTTGTGAAGTTGATTGCAGGGATCTTCTCGATGCTATTCAAAGGAAAGATGTGGCGCGGTTTGTTCCTACAGTCCAGCATATTCGCAACCTTCTGGGGAGGACATGGCAGGTTTCCACTACTAAAAAAAACACGAATTAG
- the LOC130718450 gene encoding beta carbonic anhydrase 6, mitochondrial-like isoform X2, which yields MTEIDGHHNLFSLMKQRILSYKNQKYIKELEHFQALAKAQYPKFFVIACADSRVCPSNISGFQPGEVFMICNIANLVPVMKNGPSECNAALEFAVTTLEVNKVLQLGWSA from the exons ATGACTGAAATTGATGGACACCATAATTTATTTAGCTTGATGAAACAGAGGATTCTAAGTTACAAGAACCAAAAATATAT AAAAGAGTTGGAGCATTTTCAAGCTCTTGCTAAAGCTCAATATCCAAAG TTTTTCGTAATTGCTTGTGCAGACTCTAGGGTATGCCCCTCTAACATATCAGGATTCCAACCTGGAGAAGTATTCATGATATGTAACATCGCCAATCTTGTACCTGTGATGAAG AATGGACCATCAGAGTGTAATGCTGCTCTTGAGTTTGCAGTAACTACTCTTGAA GTGAATAAGGTGCTTCAGTTGGGCTGGTCTgcttga
- the LOC130716757 gene encoding uncharacterized protein LOC130716757 → MKEWRKKFVAASSLEVSNAPATIHASIGESVSADPNAIVPNVIHEISVESVSVPNVEPHVETLVKTTSDVNMEPSAGNPNPIVDTSELDLQIHQSALGSEPSTVCKKSVIESVHELLSFWS, encoded by the coding sequence ATGAAGgaatggaggaagaaatttgttgctgcaagttctcttgaagtctcaaatgcaccagcaactattcatgcaagcataggtgAATCTGTAAGTGCAGATCCTAATGCTATTGTGCCTAATGTGATCCATGAGATATCAGTTGAATCTGTTTCTGTTCCCAATGTTGAACCTCATGTTGAGACATTAGTTAAGACTACTTCAGATGTGAATATGGAACCCTCTGCTGGAAATCCAAACCCCATTGTTGACACATCTGAACTTGATCTCCAAATCCATCAATCTGCCTTGGGTTCTGAACCATCTACCGTTTGTAAGAAGTCAGTTATTGAAAGTGTTCATGAATTGTTATCATTCTGGTCTTAG
- the LOC130718450 gene encoding beta carbonic anhydrase 6, mitochondrial-like isoform X3, whose protein sequence is MTEIDGHHNLFSLMKQRILSYKNQKYIKELEHFQALAKAQYPKVQFFVIACADSRVCPSNISGFQPGEVFMICNIANLVPVMKNGPSECNAALEFAVTTLEVGE, encoded by the exons ATGACTGAAATTGATGGACACCATAATTTATTTAGCTTGATGAAACAGAGGATTCTAAGTTACAAGAACCAAAAATATAT AAAAGAGTTGGAGCATTTTCAAGCTCTTGCTAAAGCTCAATATCCAAAG GTACAGTTTTTCGTAATTGCTTGTGCAGACTCTAGGGTATGCCCCTCTAACATATCAGGATTCCAACCTGGAGAAGTATTCATGATATGTAACATCGCCAATCTTGTACCTGTGATGAAG AATGGACCATCAGAGTGTAATGCTGCTCTTGAGTTTGCAGTAACTACTCTTGAAGTAG GTGAATAA
- the LOC130718450 gene encoding beta carbonic anhydrase 6, mitochondrial-like isoform X1, with the protein MTEIDGHHNLFSLMKQRILSYKNQKYIKELEHFQALAKAQYPKVQFFVIACADSRVCPSNISGFQPGEVFMICNIANLVPVMKNGPSECNAALEFAVTTLEVNKVLQLGWSA; encoded by the exons ATGACTGAAATTGATGGACACCATAATTTATTTAGCTTGATGAAACAGAGGATTCTAAGTTACAAGAACCAAAAATATAT AAAAGAGTTGGAGCATTTTCAAGCTCTTGCTAAAGCTCAATATCCAAAG GTACAGTTTTTCGTAATTGCTTGTGCAGACTCTAGGGTATGCCCCTCTAACATATCAGGATTCCAACCTGGAGAAGTATTCATGATATGTAACATCGCCAATCTTGTACCTGTGATGAAG AATGGACCATCAGAGTGTAATGCTGCTCTTGAGTTTGCAGTAACTACTCTTGAA GTGAATAAGGTGCTTCAGTTGGGCTGGTCTgcttga